The following are encoded in a window of Salmo trutta chromosome 9, fSalTru1.1, whole genome shotgun sequence genomic DNA:
- the LOC115200586 gene encoding ubiquitin-conjugating enzyme E2 L3, with product MAASRRLHKELEEIRKSGMKNFRNIQVDESNILTWQGLIVPDNAPYDKGAFRIELIFPAEYPFKPPKITFKTKIYHPNIDEKGQVCLPVISAENWKPATKTDQVIQSLIALVNDPQPEHPLRADLAEEYSKDRKKFFKNAEEFTKKHGEKRPMD from the exons GAACTTGAAGAGATTCGCAAGTCTGGAATGAAAAACTTCCGAAACATTCAAGTGGATGAATCCAACATACTGACCTGGCAAGGTCTCATTGTCCCT GACAACGCTCCTTATGACAAGGGAGCTTTCAGGATTGAATTAATCTTCCCCGCCGAGTACCCCTTCAAGCCCCCCAAGATCACATTCAAGACGAAGATCTACCACCCCAACATCGACGAGAAGGGACAGGTGTGTCTGCCTGTCATCAGCGCAGAGAACTGGAAGCCAGCCACCAAAACGGACCAAG TAATTCAGTCTCTGATTGCGTTGGTGAACGACCCCCAGCCAGAGCACCCCCTGAGGGCAGACTTAGCAGAAGAATACTCAAAGGACCGGAAAAAATTCTTTAAGAACGCAGAAGAGTTTACAAAGAAACATGGAGAAAAGAGACCAATGGACTGA